GTATAAATTGATAGTTATATATCTTTTGGCTGTTTATCTTTATCTCCATATTATTGATTAAGAACTGTAAACTTGATCATATGCACAAAGCACCTAAATAAGGTTCCTGTTTAAAGTTACGAAGTTCCATACATCCTCACTGATACGAAAAACGCATTGACTTCACCATTAGTGCTCGTGCTTGAAAAATCAAACCGACCACAATCGTTATTGCAAACCCTAAATTGTTTAAATGCAGAATGCATACTCACTATAAACATGAGAATGAAACCTACTTGGGCTGTGAGCGACTTAATTACTTCCTTTGCTGCTTTGCATTTCACAGTTTCTTCCCCCGCTACTTTCAGAGCCTCCTTCAACTGTTGGCCAGTTTTTTCCATCTCAATTTCTCGAAGTTGAGCTTTACGAGTAAGATCTTCAACCTACACCATAAGATCGATTAGTTGAAAGAACAAAGTTAGAACCTCATCCATGTAATTTTGCACAGTGAAtgcaagaaaaacagaaaaaaaaaggtaatcaCCATGGTAAGGAGATAACTGGAAGAAAACATAAGAGAATATCTCATTGCTGCACTTCGCCCTAAAATTATTATATGCAAAGTACTGACacacaaattattataaaaagaCAAGCAACATACCTGAGCTTTTAATTTTAGAACTTCTTCACTCAGACTGACATTTTTCCTTTTAGCATCATCCCCAACTTTTGGAAGAGTAAGCCCTGAAGGAGCTGAGAAAAACATTTTGGATGATCCATCGAGTGCTCGAGGCTCAGAAACTCCATTTGCAATGGGAATAACACGATTGCTGCTGAAATccattttcttgtttcttttggAAGATCCACTTTCCATTTctttaaaattgttttgaatCAGTTCGTTGAATCCCTGACTCATACTTGCTCTTCTACTAATAGCAGACCCAGATGAAGAGTTGGTTTCAGTGGCCCTCCGAAGTTTTGCAAAACAGTTATCGCAGACACGATAAGGCTTGTTTGGGTTTGGTGCCATGGAAGCCTTGAGACAC
This region of Malus domestica chromosome 07, GDT2T_hap1 genomic DNA includes:
- the LOC103438556 gene encoding PH, RCC1 and FYVE domains-containing protein 1-like codes for the protein MCYGCRLPFNFKRKRHNCDNCGLVLCHSCSSKKCLKASMAPNPNKPYRVCDNCFAKLRRATETNSSSGSAISRRASMSQGFNELIQNNFKEMESGSSKRNKKMDFSSNRVIPIANGVSEPRALDGSSKMFFSAPSGLTLPKVGDDAKRKNVSLSEEVLKLKAQVEDLTRKAQLREIEMEKTGQQLKEALKVAGEETVKCKAAKEVIKSLTAQKARRRVWCLKASPKKKGKISERLPIGTAFVSSSEKISDVPRATSNHTEVAHSEATARHKNRGAKTETAQGVEWIEQDEPGVYITLVYLPGGVKDLKRVRFSRRRFSEKQAEQWWAANRGRVYQQYNVRAVQKSQYSD